DNA from Evansella sp. LMS18:
CGATTGCTACAGCACGCCCGATTCCGCTGTCCCCGCCAGTGATTAACGCTATACGGTCTTTTAATTTCTCACTGCCTCTATAGTTCAATGGCTGGATAGGCAAGGGATCCATTTTTGACTCAATCCCCGGCTGGCTTGGCTGTGTCTGTTTTGGCTGTCCGTCCTGCTGCTGTTTATTAATATCCATAGTAATTCTCCTTTCTCCCGAAGAGGTTATTGGTTCTATTGCCGCCTTTGTGAAGGGATAAACATAGGAAACCGCCTTCATTTCCAGGTCGCATGTAAAACACAAATAAAAACATGTTAGTAAGCGCTTTCTACATCTCGACACAAATTCGACACAATTTTCTTTTTTGGTGGTATTATGAAAGCGTATTCAAAAGCGCATTCATAAATTATCATTCATATAAGAAAGAGGTGCTCACAAATGATAACATTTTTAGTTTCTATCGCACTTTTAATCGTTGCTTATTTCACATACGGAAAATTCATTGAAAAGATTTTTGGCGTTAAAGAAGCAAGGCAAACACCTGCTTACAGCATGAAAGATGGTGTTGACTATATACCGATGGGCACAAACCGGAACTCCCTGATCCAGCTGCTGAATATCGCAGGTGTGGGTCCTATCTTCGGACCAATCATGGGTGCTTTGTACGGGCCTGTGGCCTTTATCTGGATTGTACTCGGCTGTATTTTTGCCGGTGCCGTCCATGATTACCTTACTGGTATGATCTCCATCCGTAACAGAGGGGCTCACCTTCCTCAACTGGCAGGAAAATTTCTTGGTAAAGCAATGAAGCATATCGTAAACGCGATCGCGGTTCTTCTTTTGCTCCTTGTTGGAACCGTTTTCGTAACTGCTCCGGCAGGACTGCTGTTTAACTTAATGAACGGCTGGGTTACATTAGGAATCATTACTGGCGCAATTTTCGTTTACTATATTTTTGCAACATTACTTCCTGTTGATAAAATCATCGGGCGGATTTACCCGATTCTCGGAGCGCTGCTTGTAATCAGTGCAATCGGTGTCGGTGTAATGCTGATCGGTACAGGAGCTCCAATTCCTGAACTGACTCTGACAAACATGCATCCAGGCGGAGACGCAATCTTCCCGCTGCTGATGATTACGATCGCATGTGGTGCCATTTCCGGTTTCCATGCGACACAGTCACCAATCATTTCAAGAACTACT
Protein-coding regions in this window:
- a CDS encoding carbon starvation protein A produces the protein MITFLVSIALLIVAYFTYGKFIEKIFGVKEARQTPAYSMKDGVDYIPMGTNRNSLIQLLNIAGVGPIFGPIMGALYGPVAFIWIVLGCIFAGAVHDYLTGMISIRNRGAHLPQLAGKFLGKAMKHIVNAIAVLLLLLVGTVFVTAPAGLLFNLMNGWVTLGIITGAIFVYYIFATLLPVDKIIGRIYPILGALLVISAIGVGVMLIGTGAPIPELTLTNMHPGGDAIFPLLMITIACGAISGFHATQSPIISRTTQNEKSGRRIFYGMMIVEGIIAMIWAAAAMSLFYGQDLSELIATGGAGLVVSEVAFTLLGAIGGTLAVLGVIVLPITSGDTAFRSARMIIADYIKLPQLKIASRLWIALPLFVVSFILTNMDFTLLWRYFGVTNAAISAIALFVGAMYLAIQMKFHWVATVPAVFMTMVSFTFIFSAPIGFGLPMTTSYILAGLGTVIVLGLFAYKVKLNRAMDNFEIDEDESRVA